One window from the genome of Deltaproteobacteria bacterium encodes:
- a CDS encoding type II toxin-antitoxin system RelE/ParE family toxin — protein MIAVAEVPEYIRRAEKLLTEVERQDVVNYLAMHPKEGDLIPGTAGGVRKLRWSRGGRGKSSGVRVIYYYHSEAMPLYLLTLFAKNEMDNLSKAECNNLAKLVDILVTTWMER, from the coding sequence ATGATAGCGGTTGCCGAGGTGCCGGAATATATCCGCCGGGCGGAGAAACTTTTAACGGAGGTGGAACGTCAGGACGTTGTGAACTACTTGGCGATGCATCCCAAAGAGGGTGATCTGATTCCTGGCACCGCCGGCGGTGTTCGGAAGTTACGATGGAGCAGAGGCGGGCGTGGCAAGAGTAGTGGGGTGCGGGTGATTTATTATTATCACAGCGAAGCGATGCCGCTTTATTTGCTAACCTTGTTTGCAAAAAACGAGATGGACAATTTGAGCAAGGCTGAATGCAACAATTTAGCAAAACTTGTAGACATTCTAGTTACAACTTGGATGGAGAGATGA